TATAAGTTTGTGGGCAAAGTATCCTGCATTTCCGTATCCCTGAATTGCACAGGTTGCTTTTTTAAGGTCTATCCCGAGTTTTTTAGCAGCTTCTCTCAATACATACATACCACCTCTTGCAGTAGCATCATTTCTTCCAACAGAACCACCTATTCTTAAAGGTTTCCCGGTAATTACCCCAGGGGCATTATACTGTCTTATTTTACTGAATTCATCCATCATCCAAGCCATTATCTGGGGATTTGTGTAAACATCAGGAGCAGGAATATCCTTTTCAGGTCCTATTACCTGGGCTATAGCTCTTATATATCCTCTTGAAAGTTCTTCCAGTTCCCTTTGAGACATTTCTTTTGGATTACATACAACACCACCCTTTCCCCCACCATAAGGTAAATCCATAAGTGCTGTTTTCCATGTCATCCAGGCTGCAAGTGCTCTAACAGTATCAATAGTTTCCTCAGGATGGAATCTTATACCACCCTTTGTTGGGCCAAGAGCATCATTATACTGAACCCTGAACCCTCTAAATACCTTAACAGTTCCATTATCCATTTTTACAGGTATAGAAACATGTATTTCCCGCATAGGCCACCTTAGCATCTCGTGAACATGAGGCTCAAGTTTTAAAACTTGGGCAGCTTTATCAAGCTGCTCCTGAGCAACTTCAAAGGGATTTTTTTTAGCCATTTTTAGTCCTCCAATTGTTATTTTTAAATTTTAGGGGATTTAACCCTCCTCCTTTTTAAATTAATTATATAATAACTTTACAAATTCAGTCAAATAATTTAAAATATAATTATAAGGTTCAAGTCCCTTTTTAAAAAAGAGGTTAAAAAATGAACATTTCAAAAATAATTTTTATACTTTCCCTTATTACTTTTATAATAGCAATTGTTTTAAAACTTACAGGCACTGAATTCCCTCATCTTTTTAAACCTTATACCTACCTGAAAGGGACCTGGACATTACTTTTATTTTCTATTAGTTACCATTTGATTTTTGAAAAGGGGAAATAAAAGGGAAAAATATTTTAAAATATATATGTGAATAAAGACACTTTAATTTTAGGTGTTGAAGAATTTGTTGAATTACAGAAATTGCTTGATGATTTTACATACAGAGCAAACACACATTCTTCAATGCTTTCTACCCTTTCAGGACAATTACTTGTTTCTTCAGGTTTTAAAACTCCCTTTAATCTACTTGCCATATCAGCATTACTTGCAGGGATTTTTCAAAGCACAAGAGAATTGGCAAGAATAATAGGAGAAAAAAATTTTGTAACTTTTTTTCAGGAAGGTAATAGCTGGAATATATATTACACCCTGGTTGGGGAAGACCTGCTCCTTACCACCTTTTTTGATGATAGAACTATACTGGGAATGGTAGAAGTTCAGGCAAAAAAACTTGCAAAAAAGATAAATGAACTTTTGAAAAAATGACCCTTTTAAATCCAAGATTTACCTTTAAAAACTTTGTTGAATATAAAGGGAACAGAATGGCAAAAAGAGCCCTTGAAACCATAATAGAGGATCCACTTGTTTTCAATCCAGTCTTTATATACTCAGAACCAGGAATGGGTAAAACCCACCTTGTAACTGCTCTTACACACAGATTAAGAGAAAAAAACATTAAGGACCTTTTTCTTATACCAAAAGAATTTGAAAAAAATTATGAAAAAATATACGATTTTAAAAAGGGATTTTTAATCATTGATAATTTTGAAAATTTTTCAAAAATAAAAAGTGAAATAATTGAGGAGTTCACGAATAATTTTGAAATACTTCTTGCGAATGAGGTTGAAATAATTCTCTCTTCCTCAATTCCCTATAATGAATTAAAGGACCTACCTTTCGAACTTTTATCAAGGATAAAAGGAGGCCTTTTAATAGAAATATTGCCACCTGATGAAGAAGATATTAAAATCATTATAAAAGAGAAACTAATTAAAAGAGGAATAGAATTAGAGGAAAGATTTATTAATTTGATTTCAAGGAAAAATTACAAAAATATAAGAGAAATAGAAGGTGATATAAATAAAATTTTTTTAAGGTTTATTTCAAAAGAAAAAATTGAAGAAAAAGATATAGAAGAAATAACAGGAATATCACTTCCTATACTCTTCTTTTCAGATATAATACCTGAAATTGAAAAAAGCCTTGAAAAATTAGAAGTAGTTGCAAGGGAAGAGGAAGCTTTAAAAACAGCCTTAAAGGAAAAAATTTATATATGGGAAATGAAGGGATTTAAAACTGATAGACTCAAAAAACTTATAGGAGTAAAAGACTTGCAGATTTTAAAAGAAGAATACAGAAAATTTATCAGCGATGTTACAAAACTGATTGAGTATCAAAAAATTTATGGTGAAATAGGTGTTCAAGATATAGAAATTGAAAAAGCCCTTTTTGATCCTGATAGGGTTCTTGAGGTTGAAAAATGGATAGAAGAGATAAAAAGCAGTGTTTTAAAGAAAGAGGAACCAATAATTCTAGAAGAAGCTATAAAGGAATCTGAAGAAACTGAAGAAATTGAAGAAATCAGTACTACAGAAGAAAAAAAAGAAATTGAAGAAATTATAGAAGTAAAAGAAGAGGAAGAAGTATTTATAATTGAGTCTGATTATAACAGAGATGTTCTTGAAGAAATAAAAAAACAAGCAAGAGAAGGTAAACCTGAGATTTTACTTATCTTTTCTCAGGGAAGGAGGGGACTTTCAACTCATCTTCTTTATGCTTATGAAATAAATAAAGAAAAGAAAAAAGTTTTTTACCATTCAAATGACATATCAGATTTATTCTTTGAAGACGAAAGTAAACTTAATACAATTTTTAAAGATTATAATTTTATTGTAATAGATGATGCAGAAATATTTTTTGATGTGGAGGATTTAAGAGATAAAATTTTACCTTTAATTATAGAAGAAAAAAATAATGGGAAAAAATTTTTAATAGGAATAAAGAAAAATCCTGAAGAAATCTATTTACCGGAGGAATACAAAAAAGTATTTGAGTCTTCAAAAAATGTTTCCTTAAAAAAACCAGATAGAAAAATACTTGAAGAAATTTTAAATGAAAAAATAAAAAAAGAAAACTTGAACCTCGATGAAAATCTAAAAGAAGAAATTCTTAATAGAGAGTTTTTTGATTTAAAAGAATTTGAAGATTATCTTAAGGAAACACAGAAAATAATTGAAAATAGAGTAAAAAAAGAGGAAATTAAAATAAGTCTAAAGGGAAACTCAGCCAATGAGAAAAGTAATATAATTTTTGATATTGAAATAATAGAAGAAAGAATTTTTGAGGACTACCCATGAGAGGTTCTCTTAAAGAGGTGCCTTTTTCTGATGTAGTTCAGTTAATGGTTATGGGTAAAAAAACAGGAAGGTTATCAGTAACAAATGGAGAAGATTTTTTAGAACTATATTTTAAGGGGGGAATAGTAATATATGGTAAAATGGTTAATAGACCTGAAAGAATAGGGGAAATTCTTTTAGCAAAAGGGATAATTGATGAGGAAAAGTTAAAAGAAGCCAAATCACTTGTTGACAAAGGAAAACCAAATATAGGAAGTGCTCTTTTAGAACTTAATGTTCCAGAAAACGAAATTAAAAAAGCCTACGAAGAGGAAATTAAAAAATTTGTTGCCAATGCAATTTCTTGGAATGATGGATATTTTAACTTTGAACCTGATGAGTTTCCAAAGGAAAAACCCATTGTTTCTATTGACCCTTCTTATCTTCTTTTAGAATCTGCAAGAACCTTTGATGAATGGCGAAAAATAGAAGATATTATTCCATCTTTAGATGAAATATGTATTTTAAAAGACAAAACCTATGTGCCAAGAGATGAAAAAGAAGCTAAAATTATTGAAAGGATTGATGGAAAAAAAACTGTAAAAGAAATTTTAGAGGAAACAGGTGAAAATCTCTTTGACCTTGCTGAGACTTTTAAAAATCTCCTCTTAAGAGAGGTTATAGAAACAAAAGAAAAAATTGAAAAGGAAGAAGTTTCAAAAGCAAAAATTCTTGAACATATAAACTTAGGGTATGCCTTTCTAAAAACAGGATTATTTGAAGAGGCTGAGAGAGAATTTAAAAGACTCAATGAGCTTGCTCCCAATAAACCAGAAGGTTATTTTTATTTAGGACTTCTTTCTATTTATAAAAAGGAGTTCGAAAAAGCAATTTCTTATTTAAATGAAGCATTAAAATTGGACCCCCTTAATCCAAAAATACTTAACAATTTGCTTTATATTTACCTCGAAACTAACAGGTTAGAGGAAGCAGAAAAAATTATAAAACAATTAAATGAAATTAAAATTGATGATGAGAGATTCTTACTTAATAAGGCAATTTATTTTGAAAAAATTGGGGAAAAAGAAAAGTCAGAGGAAATAATAAGAGCATTAATGAAGGAAAAATCTTTCTTAAAAACACCTTATATTCTTCTTGCTCAGAAACTTTATAATGAAAAAAAGTTTCTTCAGGTTATAGAGATACTTTCAATAATAAAAGGATATGATCCGAAAAATCCTGAGGTTAATTATGGTCTCGGTTTATCATACAGAGCCTTAGGAAAAATAAAGGAAGCTGAAGAATTTTTGAAAAATGCAATGAAACTATCTCCATCAAATATAAAGTATAAACTCGCCCTTGCTGATTTTTATTATGAAAAGGGAAAATTTGATGAATGTAAAAATCTATACACACAGGTTTTATCAATTGATAAGCATAACAAGGAAGCCTTATTCAGAATGGGAAATATTTATTTAAAAGAAGGTAAATACGAAAATGCTCTTAAATATTTTGAAGAGATCTTAAAAATTGAACCTGAAAACAGAGTGGTAAAAAGAAATGTTGAAATTATCAGAAAAACTATTAATGTTTGATTTAAAAAGTATAAAAGAAATAATACTTGAAAAAACAGGTATTGATTTATCCTATTACAGAGATAGTTACCTTGAAAGAAGAATAAGAGTAAGGATGAGGAAAAGCGGTTTTTCAAATTTTCTCGATTATATTGAAAAACTGGAAAGTGATTTTGAAGAAAGAAAAAAATTTATAGATGAAATAGGAATAAATGTATCATACTTTTTCAGAAATAAAAATACCTTTGAAGAAATAAGAAGGTTAATTATACCTGAGTTAAGAAATAGAAAAACAATTTATATATGGAGTGCTGGATGTGCCTCTGGAGAGGAACCCTATTCTTTAGCCATAATTTTAAACGAGGAAAAAATTGAAAACTACAAAATATTTGCAACAGATATTGATAGTGAAATAATTGAAAAGGCAAAAGAAGGGATTTATTTTCCTGATAAGTTTATTGAAACACCTAAGGAATTTATTGAAAAATATTTTTTTAAAATAAATGGAAAATATAAAATAGTTGAGTATTTGAAAAAAAATATTACATTTTTTCTTCATGATGTAATAAAAAAACCACCACTTTTTAATTTTGACCTCGTTCTTTGCAGAAATGTTGTTATATATTTTATTAAGGATAAACAAAGAATTGTATTCGAAAATCTATATAATAGTCTGAAAAAAGGGGGGTTTCTTGTTCTTGGTAAAACAGAATTCCTTCCCTTTGAATTTAATGATAAATTTGATTACATTTCAAAATCTGAAAGAATATTGAAAAAATTATGAAAGAAGAAAAATTTTTTATTCCTGTTTTGGATACAAATTATGAGGAAAGTTACAATTTAAGTTATCCAGAATGGAGAATAAAATTTGAGAAATTATTACAGGAAATGGAAAAGGGAAATCTAAGGTATATATACTTAGGAGCAAACACTTCCTTTTTCCTTAGATTTTATAAAGAAAACATTTTAGAAGAAATTAAAATAAACCTTCCCCTTAGATTAAAGAAAATTGGTTTAAACACACTTTATTACTTTATTCCAGTAAATGTTATTGATTCCTTTTCTTTGATTTTAAACTTTAAAATTATTTTTGAAGAATTGAAGGAAAGTTTTTCAGGAGAAAGAACAGTTTATTTGCCTTATATAAATAAACTTCCTAAAGGATTTTTAGCACTTTTAAAGGGATTTGGCATAGAATTCATATTTTCAAGAGTTCCTGTAAAAAGACCCTACTTAATAGTAAATGATATTGAAAATGAAATAAAAATAGTTAATGTTTCTTCTGACTCAAAAATTGTATTCCTTGATTCCTTTCTAATAAAAGAGGATATTAGTAAAAATTTATTCTCCATTGAAGAAATAACATCAAGTATTCCTGATAAGGGTGAATTGTATGAATTTAAATCAGAAGTCAAAATAAAGAAAAGTTTTCCTTATTTTAAAAAGCTTGAAGAAACTATTTTTAAATACCATATTTTAAACATAGTATTAAAAATTGAAAATCCCAATATTTCAAATTATTATATTAAAGAAAAAATAAAAAATTTTTTAACCCTCTATAATTCAGAAAATATCGAACTTTTAAAAGAAGAAATAAGGGAAATAAAGCACTATGGTAAAAAGTTAAAAGAAGATTTTCTTGATAATAGTAAAAAATTATCAGTATTCAATCCTTTACCCTATAAATTTAATTATTACAGAATAATAAATAACAAACTTTATAAGGCAGAAGCAAAGCCTTTTTCCTTTTCAGAATTGAAAGAAGAAGAATCCTATGAAAAAAATCTGGATTTTAGAATTTATAATAGAGGTAACATAAAATTTTATGAACTTTTAATTCTTACAAAATTAATTGGTGAAAAAGGTGAACTTAAAGGTGGAATTTATGAAGAAGAAGTTATAAAGGAAAACTTTATTAAAACTAAATCAAAATTAAGATTGAGTGATAAATCTTACGATTATTCAATTACATTAATTCCTCATGAAAATCTTTTAAAAATAAGAGGAAAACTAAAAAATATAAATAAATGTGAAATTTTAATAGGGAGTGAAAAAAATTTAAATATTAGAGAATTTTCCCTCTTTGAGTTAGAGGAATTGACTCTTGAGAAAACCTATTCCGGTTTTCTTATTATTGATGGTGATAACAGATATCTTATAAAAACAATACCTGGAATCGGTGTTAAAAAATATAATAATACCTTGAAACTTATTTTTGAAGGAAAGGTAAGCCTTGATATAAAGAAAATTTCTGAATCTTTAATCCTTGAGTATATGAAGTATAAATACAAACCCATTATTTTTGAAGGCTCGCCTAAAAAGGAACTTTCATCAATTTTTGAAATAAAAAATGAAGATACAAATTTTATTTATATGGATGTTAAAGAAAATATGCTTTATATATACCTTTATTCAGATGAAAAAGATAATATAAAAATTCTTTTTAAGGGAAAACCTCTTGAAGCCTTTATTTTTGACTTAAAGGCTAATAAAAAACTTGATAAAGTTATGATTAGGGATAGATGGGTAATAATACCCCCAAAAAAGGGAATTTTCTGTATTGGAGTTGACATAAAAACTTTTCCCTTTTCAATATTTTAATGATAAAGGATTCAATTTTGATTTTTTATATGAATTTTTTAATGTCAATTGGACCAAGAGTTCCGGGAACTTTTGCTCATGAAAATTTAAGAAAATTTCTCTTAAAGGAATTTGAAAGAATGGGATTTAAATCTGAGATAGATTCTTTTTATGAAGATGGGTATAAATTTTTTAATTTAATATTTAAAAAGGGAAAAGGAAATTTCATACTTCTTGGAACCCACTATGATACAAAGCCTGGTATAGAAGGTGCAAATGATTCAGGTTCAGGTGTTCTTTTACTTTTATATTTGGCAAATTTACTTAAAAATACTCATAAAAATTTTCTATTTGTCTTCTTTGATGGGGAAGATTTCGGTGATAATGCACCTCTTTACGGTTCAAAACATTTTGCAAAAACAAAAAATTATAAAATTGAATGGGGAGTTATTTTTGATATGATCGGTGACAAAAACCTTGAAATTTTTATGGAAGGTTTTTCTTATGAATTAGCTCCAGATTTAACCTTAAAGATTTTTGATTTTGCAGAAAAAAGGAAAAAGGATTTTATGTTCAAAAAAGTAAAACATTATATAATTGATGACCATTTACCCCTTCTAAAGAAAGGGGAAAAGGTTATTCTTTTAATTGATTTTGACTACCCTTACTGGCACACAGAAAAAGATACATGGGATAAGATAAGCATAGAAAATATAAAAAAATTAGGGGAATTCTTTTTTGAATATTTAAATGAATAAATTTGAAATTAGGAATTCAAAAATAGTATAAATAAACATGGAAATAACATTATTATTTTTTTCAATATTTTTAAAAGGGGAACTTCTTTTAAAAGACTCCATTCCTTTAAAGGATTATAAAGTAACATTTTATGAACTTGACTCTGCTCTTTCACTTATTGATTCCTCTTTCACAAAAACTGACCGAGAGGGAAAGTTTTTATTCAAAAATGATAGAAAGGGAATATATATTGTGAAAATTAACTATCAGGGTATAAGATACAGAACTGATCCAATACTTAAGGATGATGATAAAATAAGGTTAAGTGTCTATGACACTGTTTCAAATTATGAGCAAATGGTTTTGCAGAGAGCACATATTGCTTTTATACCATCACCTGGATTAATTCAGGTAATTGAAGTTTACAACTTTTTTAATGCTCATAACAAAACAGTTAAAAGAGAATTTAGAATACCTCTTCCTCCTAATGCTACACATATTTTTTCTCCACAGGGTGTTCTTCCTTTTGAATTTAAACTCTTTGAAAATTCCTTTATATATAAGGAAGGGTTTAAACCTGGGTTAAAAACAATTTCTTTGCTTTATCATCTCCCCTTTGACAGGATTAAATTTGAAAGAAAAATACCCTTTATAACAAATGAATTTCTTGTTATGCTACCAAAGGAACTTGAATTAAAAACAAGGATGAATTTTGAAAAAGAAAATTTACAAACACCACAGGGAAGCTTTTATGTTTATTCCTTTAAAAATTTAAAGGCTAACGAAATTTTATCTTTTGAAATTAAAGTCAAAAAAGGTGAAATGTTAAAGGATTTTATTCCACCTTTTCTTTTATTAATTTTGTTTTTAATATTTTTGTTTTTTATTTTTAGAAAAAAATGGAAGAAAAGGGAAGTTATCTCAGAGTAATTGATTTAAAAAAAATTTTTAGAAAAACTTATGTTTTAAAAAATATAAATTTTGAAATAAAAGAAAAAGGTCTTTATCTATTTATTGGTGACAACGGTGCGGGTAAAACAACTCTTTTTAAAATTCTTTCCTTTTTACTTTTCCCCTCAGGTGGAGAAATATTTTACATGGAAAAAAAAATAAGAGACAATCAGGAAAAAATTTTAAAAAATATAGGCTTTTCAACTCATAATCCCTTTCTTTATCCTGACTTAACCTGTCTTGAGAATCTGGAATTTGCATCAAAATTTTATAATATAAAAAAAGAGGTAATTTTTGAAATTTCTGAAATTTTTGAAACAAGTGAGTATCTCCGCAAAAAAGTAAAGGAACTTTCAAGAGGTCAGCTTCAGAGGATTTCCTTAATAAAATCAATGCTCCATGACCCTCTATTTTTATATCTTGATGAACCTTTTAATGCACTTGATAAAAAGGGAGTAAAAATTCTTGAAGATTATATCATTAAAAATCTTGATAGAAAAATAATCTGTATATCAAGTCACACCCATTCTGATATTTTTGAAAGGAAAAGAAAAGCCTATTATTTAAAAAAAGGTGAAATTATCAGAGAGGAATAAATTTAAAAAAACCTTCTCTTCTTTCTACTTCAAAATTTAAAAAATGTTTACATGTCCAGATTGCTGTTTCAAAGTGTCTTGTTGGTTCTGGAACAAAAATTTCTCCTCCATATAAACAAAGAAAAGGAACTAACTGGTCAGAAAGATTTGGATCAGGAGAATCACCTCTTTTTAAGAGAAATAAAAATCTATCGGCAATTTCTTCACCCAGTTTTTCAGAACTTACTCCTTTTTTACATAATATATCAAGAGCAAGTTCTCTATTACCATCAAAAATTCCCTTGATAAAAAAAGCACATCCAGGTGAAAGGGATTCCTCATAAGATATTTCTATATCCTTGATAACATTTATTTCTTTAACTTTTTTCAAAAAGGATTCTTTCATTCTTTCGAGAACTCTTCTTTCTTTCAAAATTATTGAACCTGATAATTTGCCCACTATTTTTTTAAGTTCTCCTTTTCCAAAATTTAGATTTATTTTATCAAGTTTTCCATGAAATTTAAGTTTAACAAAACCTCCACCCTGTGGGTAATATCCCCTTCTTATAATAAAAATTTCATTTTCAAAAAGAATTTTTTCAAATAAAGGTAAAAAATGAAACCTGAAATAATCAAAGGTGGGGGCACCTTCTACATCAGTTCCCCCCTGTATTTCAAGATATAAAGGTTTTTCAGATATAAGGGAAACAGGGAAAATTGTCTGTAAAAAAAGGGGAATTGAACCAGCGGTTTTAAAATCCATTTTAACCTTTCCGCCTTTAATTTTTCCTGGAAAAAATTTAACTTCAAGGGAATTTAAAGTATCACCTTCTACCTTTATATCAGATATTTCCTTTAAACATTTTATAATATGTAAATGTTGGTTTTTAAGCCCTGGATTTGGTCTTCCTCTTCTAATGTTATAGATATAAAAGGGCTTTTTTGTTAATAGTGAAAGAAAAAGAGAAATCCTTAAAATCTGACCTCCACCTTCAAGGTAAGAGCCATCAATTTGAATCATATACTAATTTACTTCCTCAAACTTTCAGTGAATTCTAATCCTTTCTCAGTTAAAACATAAAGTGGTTTTCCATTCCTCTTTTTAGGTAAAGAATAAATAAAATTTTTTTTTCTAAACTTCTGTAAAAAGGTTGAGGGATTTTTTGATATTTTCCATTTCATTATTTTATAGATTGATTTTATATCAGAAAGTGTAAAGGATTTTCTTCCAAAATTCTCATAATAGAATCTCGCAGCAAGTAACATTTTTTCAGTATTACTTTTTATTTTAAAATTTTTAAAATAATCCTTTGTTTTTTCTAAATCACTCTCTTCTAACTTGATTTTTTCTTTTTCAAAATATTTCTCTTTTTCAATATACTTCTCTTCAGGAAACTTTTTAAAAAAAGTTTTTAAAAATTCCTTAAATTTTCTTTCAACAAAATCCCTGTCACCCTGAATTTCTAACTCTAAATTTCCTTCCTTAATTCTTATAAGATATGTTGACATTATTTTCTCCCTTATGGATTTATGGAATAGAACCTTTAAAAAGCAGTATATTATAATAACTTATGAAGATTTTTTTTTCAATTAAGGTTCAAATCCTCTTATTAAAAAGAAGGGTAAAAAATGATTAGAATAGATGAACTTACAAGAGAAGGAGAGCTGTATGAGGTTTTAGACAACAAAAAAGTAAGATGTTATGCCTGTGCCCATAAATGTGTTATATTTGAGGGTAAAAGGGGAATCTGCCAGGTTAGATTTAACATTGATGGAAAACTTTATGTTCCTTTTAATTATGTTTCAGGACTTCAAAATGATCCTATTGAAAAAAAACCCTTTTTTCATTTTTTACCAGGTTCTTATGCTTTAACCTTTGGTATGCTTGGTTGTGACTTTCACTGTCCGTATTGCCAAAACTGGATAACATCACAAGCTTTTAAAGATGAAAGAGCTATCCTTTATTATGAGGAAATAACACCGGAAGAGATAGTAAAAATAGCACTTTTAAAGGGTTCAAAAAGTATAATTTCTTCCTATAATGAACCACTTATAACAACAGAATGGGCAAAGGAAATTTTTAAATTAGCAAAAGAAAAAGGTCTTAAAACAGGTTATGTTTCTAATGGTTATGTAACTGATGAGGTTTTGGATTATCTTACCGGTTTAATTGATGCCTATAAAATTGATCTAAAAAGTTTTAAAGAAGAAAATTACAGGATTTTAGGTGGAAAACTTAAATATGTTCTTGAAGGGATTGAAAAAGTTTTTAAAAGGGGATTATGGCTTGAAATTGTCACACTTATTGTTCCCGATTACAATGATTCTGAAGAGGAATTAAGAGAGATTGCAAAGTTTATTAAAAGTTTATCACCTTTTATTCCATGGCATGTTACTGCCTTTCATCCTGATTATAAAATGCAAGATCGTGATAGAACCTCTGTTAGAAAAATAATAAGAGCAAGGGAAATTGGACTTGAAGAGGGTCTTAAATTTGTATATGGAGGAAATGTTTGGGGTTTTCCTGAAATTGAAAGCACCTATTGTCCTTCTTGTGGAGAAATGCTTATTAAAAGGGAAATATTTCTTGTTTTAGAAAATAAAATTAAAAATGGGAAATGCCCAAAATGTAAAACTGAAATTAAAGGAATATGGAATTAAATTTTCCTATAAAAACCGTTGATTTAAAAAGATATTACGGCAAAGTCTGTGCTCTTGATGGTGTTTCAATAGAGGTTAAAGAGGGAGAAATTTTCGGTCTTTTAGGTCCTAATGGAGCAGGTAAAACAACCTTTATAAGAATTCTAACAACCTTACTTTTACCTTCTTCAGGAAAGGCTTATGTTTTGGGTTATGATGTGGAAAAGGATTTTAGAGAAATAAGAAAAAGAATAAATATGGTATCAGGAGGTGAAGAGATAGGTTATGGAATTTTAACCCTTGAGGAGACCCTTTTTTTATTTTCCCAATTCTATGGAATTTCAATTAAAGAAACAAGAAGAAGAATAAAAGAACTTTCACAATTACTTAACTTAGAACCCCATCTAAAAAAAAGAGTATCAAGACTTTCAACAGGATTAAGGCAAAGGATGAATATAGCAAGGGGATTTATAAATAATCCTCAAGTAATATTTCTTGATGAGCCAACAATGGGACTTGATGTTGAGTCAAGTATTGAGGTTAGACGATTCATTAAAAAATGGGTAAGAGAAAACAAGGGAAAAACAATACTTCTAACAACCCATAACATGTTTGAAGCAGATGAGTTATGTGATAGAATAGCAATAATAAATAAGGGAAAAATCCTTGCCTGTGACACACCTCAAGGGTTAAAGGAAATGGTAAAAAAGGAAGATATATATGAATTTGAAATAAGAGCAAGGGAATATGAGCTTGAAAAAACTTCTGAATTATCAATATTAGAAAAAAAGAA
This sequence is a window from candidate division WOR-3 bacterium. Protein-coding genes within it:
- a CDS encoding ATP-binding cassette domain-containing protein, with the protein product MELNFPIKTVDLKRYYGKVCALDGVSIEVKEGEIFGLLGPNGAGKTTFIRILTTLLLPSSGKAYVLGYDVEKDFREIRKRINMVSGGEEIGYGILTLEETLFLFSQFYGISIKETRRRIKELSQLLNLEPHLKKRVSRLSTGLRQRMNIARGFINNPQVIFLDEPTMGLDVESSIEVRRFIKKWVRENKGKTILLTTHNMFEADELCDRIAIINKGKILACDTPQGLKEMVKKEDIYEFEIRAREYELEKTSELSILEKKKLEGERIYIKIRAQKNLPFEKIINEIKRNKEEILSFKKIEPTLEEVFVKLVGKTFEEIEKEK
- the amrS gene encoding AmmeMemoRadiSam system radical SAM enzyme; translation: MIRIDELTREGELYEVLDNKKVRCYACAHKCVIFEGKRGICQVRFNIDGKLYVPFNYVSGLQNDPIEKKPFFHFLPGSYALTFGMLGCDFHCPYCQNWITSQAFKDERAILYYEEITPEEIVKIALLKGSKSIISSYNEPLITTEWAKEIFKLAKEKGLKTGYVSNGYVTDEVLDYLTGLIDAYKIDLKSFKEENYRILGGKLKYVLEGIEKVFKRGLWLEIVTLIVPDYNDSEEELREIAKFIKSLSPFIPWHVTAFHPDYKMQDRDRTSVRKIIRAREIGLEEGLKFVYGGNVWGFPEIESTYCPSCGEMLIKREIFLVLENKIKNGKCPKCKTEIKGIWN
- the rtcA gene encoding RNA 3'-terminal phosphate cyclase produces the protein MIQIDGSYLEGGGQILRISLFLSLLTKKPFYIYNIRRGRPNPGLKNQHLHIIKCLKEISDIKVEGDTLNSLEVKFFPGKIKGGKVKMDFKTAGSIPLFLQTIFPVSLISEKPLYLEIQGGTDVEGAPTFDYFRFHFLPLFEKILFENEIFIIRRGYYPQGGGFVKLKFHGKLDKINLNFGKGELKKIVGKLSGSIILKERRVLERMKESFLKKVKEINVIKDIEISYEESLSPGCAFFIKGIFDGNRELALDILCKKGVSSEKLGEEIADRFLFLLKRGDSPDPNLSDQLVPFLCLYGGEIFVPEPTRHFETAIWTCKHFLNFEVERREGFFKFIPL